The Acidimicrobiales bacterium sequence ACGATCGAGGCCGACGGCGGAGTGATGTCGAAGTCCTCCCACACGAGCTCGGTCGAACCGACGATCACGCCGAACCCGTCGTCGCGCACGTTCGCATCGATGGCGAACGTCACGGGGTTGGTCACCCCGCCCACGGTGAGCTCACCCTCGACCGTGAAGCTCTGGGGATCGCCGCCGGGTTCGATGGCGGAGACGTCCACGCCGCCGTCGAACGTGAACGTGGCGGTCGGGAACTCCGAGGCATTGATCGCCCGTCGGATCGCGCTCTCCCGCCGGGGGTCGTTCGAGACGATGGAGGTCATGTCCACCGTGACGTCGGCGCCGACGAGCTGACCGTCGTCGATGGTGACGCTGCCGGTGACGCCACCGGAACGGCCGACCGCCGTCGTCTCACCGATCGTGAGCTCCTCCGCGACCCGGAATCCCGCGAAGCTGCCGCTCGCCGTCTCGAAGTCGAAGGTCCCGATCTCGTCGTCGACGGCCCACACGCCGTCGATACCCGTCGGGACGGGGCCATCGCCATCCTCCCCACCGTCGCCGTCTCCTGACGCGGCGAGGTCGGCATCGAGCTGGTCGTTGGCATCACCGAGGTCCACCGCGTCGGGGGCGTCGTCCTTGAAGAAGAGGAACCACACGGCGAACACCACCACCGCCAGTGCGCCGATTCCGCCACCGATCACATACTTCTTGTTCATGCCCGCTCCTGGGTCGTTGCTCGAGATCCTCTACGCACGGCCGTCCGATCCGGTTCGCGTCTTGTGCAGACGTCGCTCCGTCAGAGACCGGCGGCCACCGTTCGGACGGCCTCGATGGTGGCCTCCACCTCGGCCCTACCGTGGGCGAGCGACGGGAAGAGCGCCTCGTAGGCCCCCGGAGCGAGGGCGACACCCTCGGCCAGCATCCCGTGGAAGAACCGCTCGTAGACG is a genomic window containing:
- a CDS encoding YceI family protein, producing MNKKYVIGGGIGALAVVVFAVWFLFFKDDAPDAVDLGDANDQLDADLAASGDGDGGEDGDGPVPTGIDGVWAVDDEIGTFDFETASGSFAGFRVAEELTIGETTAVGRSGGVTGSVTIDDGQLVGADVTVDMTSIVSNDPRRESAIRRAINASEFPTATFTFDGGVDVSAIEPGGDPQSFTVEGELTVGGVTNPVTFAIDANVRDDGFGVIVGSTELVWEDFDITPPSASIVVSVADEGTVEFQLIVAR